ATCTTGTAGAATGAATGTACCACTATTCGTACTTCCTTCGACTACCCTACATGGCAAAAATATAAGGACAGAGGCTATAAGGTCCCATGTGCCTTAAGACCGAATTGAATAAGCATATGCCTCACCTAGACGAGTTCGAGGACTATTATGAAGATTTTTGGGCAAGGCAATAGTACTATCACCAGGAATGGAAAGGGAACGTGTATCGACTCAATAAAGAAGGAAGATGTTTAAGATGCTAAGGAGGGAAGCTGAAGAAGTAGAAGTCTAGCAAGGATTGATCTTTGAGTTAGAAGAAGTAGTTATAGGTTTAGAAAATACTTAGGAGGAAACCACCATAAAAAAGATGAAATACAAGGCATCCAAAAGGAAGCTTCAAGCTGAGGTAGACAAGCTAACCAACGAGAACCAATAGATAGGGAGTTAGAACAATAAATGGGAAGCTTAGAGAGCTGAGCTTATGAAGAAGGCATCCAAAGTAGAAGATTTAGAAAGGCAAATCTGCCAATTCTCAAACTTGAACCAAGGCTTAGGGAACAAGTTGTGGGAGGCAAAGGCAAATGTCTTTGAGAAAAGTTAGGAGATAACAACTCAGTAGGTTCACATGCAAGAGTTGAAGTGGATTATCGTGCACATAGAGGAGCAACTATCTTTGTGTCAGGCCTATGAGGAGGAGTCATAGGACAAGCTCTAGATTGTCATTTTAGTTACCACGCCATTCAGGAAAGACCCCATATATTAAATACCATACTTCAACAAGTCGACAAATTAGTCTAGGAACTATACCCCTTGGTCAAGGGAGCATTGGATGGGATGATTCTAACAAAATTCTCTGAAATCTATGATGTATTGAATCAAGTGTTAGCCTACCTAAAAAAGGCTAAGGCCCTCCCCTCAAGTGAATGATTGTACATTGGAATAAAAGTTGGCATTTGTCTCTCACCAAATAAGGAATcagttgacatgttgtacttcaAAATGCATTTCAATTCCATGTATTGTGTGCCTTTAGCTACATTTTCCATTCCCTTTGCATTTGTCTAAACTTTGTCATATATTCAAAAGGTCTGTCAAAAtttaatgaagaaataaaaattatcaaGCAACCTATTACAAGAGCTTGGTCACAAAGCATGAAAACACTATTCTTGATGTTTGGTTAGGAAAAACATGGAAaacatttctttttcttctttccaaaaatttttttttaaggtcGATTGATCAATTGAGAAAATGCTAGTTGGGCACAATTAGAATATGCCCCCAATATAACTAAATATTAGTAACTATAGCTATTAAGATAACTAAAAGCTACAAGGATCTTAATGAATATTCCTTAGTTAATACCATTTACGATAATAAGTAGGTAAGTATTATAGAGATCAATCAACTTTTCAAAGATACAATGAAAATCTAAGCGACTTCCTGTAAATCTAGTTGGAATAAGAATGTTCATTCTTGTCTAACTCTGATCTTTTGCATCATAGGATTCAAGACTGATGTCATAGTAAATATCAACCTAGCTTCTTTGTTGTACAAATTATTATTGGTTAATTGAAATTGAGATCAAAATTGTGTATGATGGATTAACCAGTCGCTTTAATTTCTTTAGTTTAAAAAGTTGACAAAATCCAAATCCCGTCAAgaagatacatacatacatatatacacatacacatatatatcctTGCTGAAGGAACACTAATATGAAGCAACTATGGAGTAGAGAAAGAGCAGCTCAATCTAATTAAGCATTAAGGcaaatacaacaatatttgaTGGAAAACATGCATTAATAttgattaaataaaaatttgagccTCCCTGAAGCTTCTAATATGGATTCTCGGTGTCCAAACGCACTAACCCTGATGTACTCCTCCCCACTGGGACCAAATCCCCTTCCTGGAACTGTGACAATGTGGGTTTTCTCGAGAATCTCAGTGAATACATCCCAAGACCTCTTTCCAGGAAAATGCACCCATATATAAGGTGCATTTTTCCCACCATATACCTTCAATCCAAGTGATCTGAAGGTGTCCACAATGATTTTGGCATTGTCCTTGTAGTAATCTACCATGGCAGTCACAGcctggaaaagaaaagaaaataaaaagggggAAAGAAAAAAGGTGATCAAACTTGAAGCTAAGAGAACATTAGCAAAAGGGAaaataagaaaatgaagaaagaatatgtttttctctaattttattttttttttaaatgagaaataaaataaaatatataacaaattaataaacaaaaattaaatgttacacttcataaaaaataattttttaacttTTGAATCATATTAGATCAAATTTTCAAACTAATATTTGAAATAAAGagaaaatgtaataaaaaaataaattttcttttattttttatatttctttccTTAAAATCCTTCATCTAAATAAAGGATTTTGATTGAGTAcatcaaaatccaaataaagaaCTAAGGATTTTAtctgaagaaataaaaaaaaatagacatgtttaaaacaataattttgtttaagaaaaagaaacgaaaataaaaagtagatcaattttcaattatattttcTCTATATATCATAttctactaaaaaaaaaaaatgaaatttctttgttttaatatgataaaaacttaagaaaaataaaatgttagtAATGTATAAATgattaatttgttatatattttttatttattgccACCTTTCTCATTAACTAAACATGAAAAGATTgattgattcttttttttttttcttatacttTTTAAATTCCAAATAGGTCTTGAAGAAAATTTTGTGTGGGATGATAGCAAAACACATTCACTATTATCAAAGCAAACATGAAAGTAAATCaattcaaattataaaatatatattgaattaataaacaaaatttgatttttcatacTAGTATATaacctttgatttttttttttaatttacattaTGCTTGAACAAATTTTTATTCTTTCTAGTATTAAATAtacaacaaaaataatattttattttcatattttctcgAATAAAATCATTCAATCGAATGAAGCCTTAAGAAAAAATTTTGATGTAAAACCTCTAGATAGTCCCAATTTTCTATATTTGTAAAGAAATGTTGGAATTCGCTTTCTATATTTCTAATTTCTTATATGTAAcatttgaataaaaatttgaaaacaataTAAAGCTTCACACTAATCACTTTTcggaaataattttatttttccatttcaaaattttaaaataattacaaaaatgctactttattttccaattttctatattttcaaagaaaagttggaatttaaaaaaaaaaatatctacattccaaatttgttatatagtttttccataaaaaaagagaattttttttttttttttggcaactaAACAAACTTTTATTTCTACACTTTGAATacaatttttttagaaaactaaaaaaataaggtGCTAGTTTCAAAattcattgaaaataaaaataaaaactatatatatatatatatatatatttttcataattaaacaAACCTTTacttatgttttaaaaaaaaagtaaattaatcaaaaattatgtAATTAACCTGGTAACCCTCTGGAGAGAGACAAGCCAAACCACCAGCCTGAGCAATGGAAGACGCGCCATTGAAGCAGGTGCACACAACGcgatcaaaatccttaatcacgGGAAACCCATTCGAATAACGTAACTGTTCTGGTACAGCTGTCCACCCTAGACGAATGCCCGTGAAACCCGCGAATTTTGAAAATGATGAGACCTCAATTGCCACCTATGTAATAATAGTTGGAAGTCAAGTGTAATTGCATTAGTTTCCAGTTTTAGGGCTATGTTTGGAAGCTTGGAATTGAaactttgaatttaaatttatttaaatattaataaaatatagtatCAAATTATattgagttatatatatatatatatattcaattctatctaaatttaaattcaaaatatgaaattctaAACCATTTTTCAAACCTTTGAATAAGATGCACTAACATTAAGCTTCGATAAAGACTTTATTTGTGTCAAATTATCATTATCATGTGTGTTATTTGTCGTGTGTTTATCTTTTCATGTACTGTCGGATTGTActtgcaggggagtgttaaagtttAAATTATTGATctacaacctaatagtttaaacttttaggtaaagtgataatttaacaattcaaaaaaataaaataaaataaaataaaataaataaactttctTCTATATTTGCTCtctatattaatattttaaaaaaaataaatatttattcaaatattattaaacccttttttcttttgaaaaaatttatTGAATGGTAAAAGAAATTTATTCACCGACTTTCTatatctttaattttattttatttttaaaaattaagaaccGGATAGTTGACCTTTGTTTGAACCAATTCACCGATTCTTCCTAACTTTATTCAAGTTATTATGTTATTAAATATAATATTCAACCAAACTCGAAAAACAAGTCACAATTCAACTAATTGGCTGATccaagctaattttttttttaagtatgttctatttttaaaataatatatttagtCCTTTAgctatgttttattttttaaataatatatttagcCTTTTGATTTGCATGAAATGTATATAACAAATATTCTGAAAAATATAATTACCtaagttatttttcaaaattattagtattatttattttctatattttatattttttttaaaatcataattaaaTTATGTTATCATGCTTATCTCAACTAATTGAGCCAACAAATCATTGGGTATTGGAATCATctataagtttaatttttaaaacatattgtgCTTGTTGAccaatttttttaattgaatttattaaattaatattatttacttaaactatcttatcaaaataaaatgaaagggTAAAAGTATCATTTtattagaaataaatttttttttttcactaggCTTTACAGTTGGCTAACAATAAACTAATGAAATGTCCACGtcttcaataaaattaaattttaggaaCTCGTGATgctaataaaaaattttagtttcttAATATCATGTATATTTTTTCCGTCGTACCTTTTTCGCAGACTTTCCTTTCCTATTCACCAAACAAAATATAACAGTAAGCATGCAAAAAAATATAAGTACACGTAATTATAAGGTACCTGAGTAGCACCAGGAATTTCAAAGATCGACCTGGGGCTGTCGTCGGAGACATAAGCAGCATATGCAGAATCATAAATGATAATAGACCCATTTGCCATGGCAAAATCCACGAGCTGTTGAAGCTGCTGGCGTGAAGCTGCATGACCCGTTGGATTGTTCGGAGAGCAGAAGAAGATTATGTTTGCCCTCGCAGTCTTTCCCAAGTCCGGAAAGAAATTATTTTCAGCTCCACATTTCATGTGCACTATTTTCCCGTACTGTCCAGTTTCCTCTTGGAATTTTCCAGCTTGACCAATTATCACGCTCGAATCTATGTATCCCTGCATTCGTCAATTCCCCTATTCATTTATTACATGCAGGATTCTCGAATCAAACGATCTCAGCTAGCTTTTGATCAAACAAAATGGTAATCTAAAAAATCTTTACAAAATGGGAAAAATATTAAGACAATTTCTATATTTTCTATGAAGATCAAACAGCAGAAGAGGTTGGCCATTAATGAACAAGTAAAGCCCAGGTTTCTCTTCAATCGCATCTGTGATTTGACTTGAGCATGATTTGGGGAGCAGGAGTTAATTTGCGTTGAAAATATGGTCTCACTGCATGCATGGATTAAGTGTTTAGTTAATGTTCAAATTTCGAAATCATAGTTTAATTATTGCAAACTCTGCTTGGATTCAAACGTAACGCATGCTTGATGGAACGAAATTGGACTACTCAATTCAGTCCATCAGGCTTATGTGTGAAATTCTGTGCTTTTTGTTTCAAAATTCAATTCGAGACACTTGAGATTTCTGTTTTGAAGAACAATTTAGTTTCAGTGGGTCTGGGATCGGTTCATTGGTTTGAtgaaatggaagagaaagaaTAGAAGAGAAggaatggaagagagagagagagatcgatCTATCGAGGAGAGAAAACTAGAGAAAGAATAAGAGAGAAAAAGGTGTAAGAATTACgatgtaataaaaataataatttaaattaaattaatgagACAATTACAGAAAGAGAAGCTGAGGGTGGGAGGACAGCTGTCCTTAAAACCAATTTCATGCCTATGGAGAAAATCCCTCTGTACAAATAGTCAAAAGTGTGTACTGTCTCCAGGTTTACTTAGTTAGGCTCAAGtttgtgtgcactcacaaacTCCATAGCTTTAGGAGCTTTAGTATACAGTTGCCCAATGTAGAGGAAGGATAAAAAAATCAAGAATAAGAtgatagaaaagaaaataataacaGGATATTTACAAGAGACTACTGCTAGATGATGGAGAGAAAAAATATGTACGAAAGAAAAGAGATATGTTTCTTTGATTGTGTTTTGGAAATGGCTAGAGATAGCCTTTTTATAGGTTGCATAGAGGAGTAACTTCTAGCTAATTATCACAGCCAATTAATGTATTGAGCTATTCAAACACCACCATTAATATCTAGCTGTTGGAAgatattaaacaaaaaaaatagcTGAAATAtaacaccaagaaaaaaaaaattgcttccATTAATTAATCCACAAAACAAAGAACCAAAAATAGGTAGAATTTGAAACATCTCCAACAATCCCCCACATGTTTCAAATTATGAGGAAAAAAATAGAACTAAAGCAATGTTTGGTTAACCATGAAAAGTCATGCAAAGGGTGTTAATACTTTTTAGTTTGAATTGAACTTAGAAAATGTGTGTTATGAGCTGTAAGAGCTTagtgaatttttaaaatcttgaaCCAACCTCTTTTTAGCGTAACTCTAAAAATACACAACTCACATGACATTTCTAAATACAAGGCTCCTACGGGTTGGTACGAATAGGTCATGCACCATACCTAGATTTTCATGAATGCTCTAGAAAAATTTAGCCCAGTAAACTTTCATAGGAAATGGCCCCACTTCCACACTTACAAaaccggctcttcacaatatggggccttagacgaatgatttaattaggggccttaatattttgtttaatttttatttttatttaaaattaatttttctaactttttaagTTGCAAAATCACTaagtaaaattttatatttaacttGTATTTCATTCACTTAATAATGGGAAAGTCAACGTATGGGAAGAGAGAATCATAAATAAagttaacattattatatttaaaaaaaaattttgggggccccaaaatttacttgaaaaagaaagaattaaattgcattttctttacattttaaaatacaattttatttacttgATAGTGGGAAAGTCAACTGCCTTAGGCAAGCACCTCAACTGCCTTAAGGTCAGGCCGGCCCTGCACACTTATATAGGTGAATACATCAAGTTTATAACCTACAACTAAACACACCACCTAACAAAGGCTATGGAATCATTAAGAGATAAGCTCATCCTCACAAACGTTGTAGTTGCATTATTCCAACATCATAGGGataagcaaaataaaaaaaaaaggtgctcAACAAACTAATAAATAACTTGTTAATCATTATCCATTGAACCTAATTCGTAGGATCTTCAATCACATAGGTTTGGTTGCCATCATTAGTAATTTATGTTAAGAGCTTAAGACCCATCCCCATTGATGTTTCTTCTACTAGTTTTCTAACTAGTCCATTTGTCAAAGGATCTGCTAAATTTCTCTTTGATCTCACatatctcaaaatgatcactCCAAGTGAGATTAATTCTCTTACTATATTATGTCTTAGGCGTATATGTCTACTCTTGCAATTATAGGTCTTATTATTTGCTCGAGCTATTGCTACTAGGCAATCACAACGTATGGATAGAACTGGTATTGGTTTAACCCACAACGGAATATCTGTCAACATATTCCTTAATTACCAAGCTATTTTTTTCTAGAGTTACAAACTCTACCTCCATAGTAGACTTTGCTATGCATGTCTATTTCTTGGATTTCCAAGAAATAGCAGCACCAATTAAAGTAAAAACATTACCACACGTAGACTTGATATCATTTGTGTTTGATATCCAACTAACATCAGAAAATGCTTCTACAATTGTAGGGAATCCACAAATAGTTCATAATTTATAGTAACCTTAAGATATTTCAACGCCCTTTTTAGTGCTATCCAATGATCATGCCCAAGATTATGATTGTATAGTCTACATACTGCAAATACAATGTATGGACATGTATAATTCAATTAAAATCTATACTTAACCTTAGCAACATGATCgcctttattttatttaattgcaAGCTAGCATCATAAGATATTTTAATAGGTATGCAGTCAATAAGATAAaaaagtttcaatttttttttcgcATAAATAACGTGAttgggataaaaaaaaaatacccttaTGCTTATGTGTAACTCTTATACCTATTATGTCTActtgtcccaagtctttcatttcaaattttgagGTAAGAAATATTTTAGttaaggggagattgttgagaattccacttgtgagtttgtcccatattagaaaatttgagtggatattgggtgtttatatacatggttgggcccaagacccaatagacttaaggttttgggtcaagttggtgttcacccatgtctatcaagcccacccatgtactcctccggtgctaacaagtggtattagagtctaCGGTTTGTAACTCTAGGTAAGCGTCATCGTAAAAAGTTGAGACGTGAAGTTAATTCTTCTAACGTGCTAACAGTTAGAGGACCAAGTGTATGGCCGACGCCAATAAGGATCGTCTAGGCTTGGGATGAATCCGAATAGGGTCAATATGTTAGACCTAGGATTGGTTCaaaggcacgtggaatgcaatccgacgcACCTAAGGCGCCAGTGGTATGGCCCACTTGACCAattgttggggaattgggcttgTTCCCATAAGGGAGATGGTTTCTGCTCGAATGGGAGCAATTAGAACTCACAAGTAAgggggagagattgttgagaattccactttgaatttgtctcacattggaaaatttgagtggatgatgggtgcttatatacatggttgggcctaagacccaataggcttaaacttttggatcaagttggtgttcactcctttgtatcaagcccacccatggactcctccggtgctaacataAAAAATTCTACATCTCGTGCTTCTATCGTTATATTCGGTTGTAACACTATTTTGAGCATATCCTATAAATACACTGTTACTAGTTTTAGGACCAATTTTCCCTTTCATTATTTCTTGCAAACCTACTTTAGCTAAACACCCCCCACACTTTCAAATATTTTAGATTGTGTTTATAgccattccataactcataaGATGTTTTATCACTTTTCTTAGGTCGTATTTTGTTGAGTATATAATTAGCAGATAGAATAGCTTCTCCCCACATATTAGAAGGCAAACTTGAACTTACTAATATTACATTTATCATATCTTTCAATGTTCTATTTTTCCCTTCAGTTATATCATTCTATTCAGGTGTACGTATAAGGAGTTGTTACTTCATGTATTATTCCATTTTGTTCacaaaattcacttaaaaattttgatttgtatTCTCCTCCTTAGTCAATTCTTAAACTTTTAATTTTCCTATCTTCTTGATTTTCCACTTCTATTTTAAACTTAATAAAAGCATCTTTAGCTTCATTTTTTGACCTTAATATCTTGAGAGTCATCAACAAAGGTTATGTAATATTTTTTTCCACCTCTActcatttgatttttaaaatcccCTAAATCACTATGGATGAGTTCTAATAATTGTGTACCTTCTAGTTGCCACAGATTTAAAAGGTTTTCCAATAAATTTACCTTATACAcaaatttaacatttttatttGTTAGAATTAGCTAACCTTAATATTAGACCTAAATTCCTGATTCTTTTAATAGAAGCAATATTTATATGTCCTAATCTATCATGCCAAAGATCTAAAGAATCAAATAAAGCAGAAGCACAAACATTTTTATTCACACTATTAATAACAGTCAACACAAACAACCCATTATTATAGTAACACTTATTTAAGAAGACATCTTTAcgattcaaaatcaatttttttgacTCAAAAACTAGCTTAATACCAACCTTATTGAGGATGGATCTAGAAACAAAGTTTCTCCTAATATCTTTTACATGATATACATTAGTCAATCTTAAGGTCTTCTCCAGAGGTGAAAGGTTCATAATGTCCTTTCCTAGCAAATGTGAGGATTGAGCACATTACCCATAAATATTGATTCCCCATCATCCTTTTTACATATGTTGAAAAGATCACAATCATTGCATATATGTTTATCGGCACCAGTATCCACTACCGAGTCATGTGGATTTTCCACAAGATTCACCTCGAATACCACAATAGAGATCACCTCATCTTCTACTACATTGGCTTggggtttattattattataataataataataatattattattattattattattagtactactactactactactaatactACTACCACCCCTCTGGTGAAACCTACACTGAGGTGCATGATGTCCAGGTTTATGACAAACATAGCAGTTTCCTCATGTCTTCTTTATGTTGGAGTTTTATCTTAGTCAATTGTCAAAATGGTTGCTAATTGGATTGTCTCATCAATTGTTGATTTGGTTGTGTAATCGATTGTTGGTTTGGTTGTTTCCTTTGATGTGTTCATTCTTCTGTTGCTATAGCTTCCCCCAACTTGTTCCCCAGTTTTGAAGTTCCACCAAGATTTCTCTAGGTCATCTTCCACCAAGTTTCCCTTTCGCATTACTTCATCATATATTTTGAATAGCCATTTTTCTCTTAGCTTCTTCTATCCTCAAGTAGACGATAAGTTGTTCTAAGTTCATATCCTTCTTATTGTGCATCAAAGTTCCCTTAGTATCATTTAGTATGGTGGCAACTTATCAATTAGGGAAGCTGTCTGAAATACATCATCTACTTCTATTCACGTTGTATGCATATCGtgcaaaatttttttgaaattcttGAATTTGGAGATTTACTATTTTTTCATCTGTCATCTTGTAGCATAGGAATTTGATGCCAGAAAATTTCTTGGTTCCAAGGTCTTCTGTGAAGTAACTCTTGTCGAAGATTTCCCATATTACATTGGCAGTGTCATACTTGAAGTAAACATCATAAAGCTCATTTGTCAAAGTATTGAGAATGTCGTTCTTGCACCTCTCATTATCTTCCTCCCACTTTAATATGATGTGGTTTTTATATCCTTCTAGTTGAGGTCGAGGAGTTTTAAGAACATAGAATAGTGTTTTCAaggcaaaataaaaattttttttttctttccaacgCTTATAGTTGGTCCTATAAAAAGATTCCACATGGGCAAAATCAACTAGTAGTTTCTTCGGTGTAGGATTGAAGGTAGCCATTTCGATTTTAGATTGTAAGAATTAagatgtaataaaaataataactgaaattaAATTAGTGAGACAATTATAAAAAGAGAAGTTGAGGCATGGTAGGACTATTGTTCTTAAAACCGATTTCACACTACAGAAAAAATCTCTTAGTGCAAATAGTCACAGTGTGCATAGTCTTCAGGATTACTACGTTAGGCTTGGGtttgtgtgcactcacaaacTCCAAAGCTTTAGGAGGTATAGTATATGATTACCTAACATAGAGGAAGGAAAAGAAATAAGAATAAGATGAtagagaagaaaataataataggaTATCTACTAAAGAATACTACTGGATAATGGAGAGAAAAAATa
The sequence above is a segment of the Malania oleifera isolate guangnan ecotype guangnan chromosome 8, ASM2987363v1, whole genome shotgun sequence genome. Coding sequences within it:
- the LOC131162630 gene encoding probable LL-diaminopimelate aminotransferase, chloroplastic — encoded protein: MENLRNQYLFPEICMREIQHAQKYPHAKLIRLGVGDTTQPIPRTIASAMAEHASALSTIQGYRGYGDEQGNMALRNSIANTIYKDLGIKGTEIFVSDGAQCDIARLQMLLGSNLSVAVQDPSFPGYIDSSVIIGQAGKFQEETGQYGKIVHMKCGAENNFFPDLGKTARANIIFFCSPNNPTGHAASRQQLQQLVDFAMANGSIIIYDSAYAAYVSDDSPRSIFEIPGATQVAIEVSSFSKFAGFTGIRLGWTAVPEQLRYSNGFPVIKDFDRVVCTCFNGASSIAQAGGLACLSPEGYQAVTAMVDYYKDNAKIIVDTFRSLGLKVYGGKNAPYIWVHFPGKRSWDVFTEILEKTHIVTVPGRGFGPSGEEYIRVSAFGHRESILEASGRLKFLFNQY